In one Parabacteroides sp. FAFU027 genomic region, the following are encoded:
- a CDS encoding SusC/RagA family TonB-linked outer membrane protein: MKKFLILLVLPFIWSSVFSQNKISGIVVDDNGNPLPGVSIVEKITNTTTPTRQNATVSGLNGKFSLTTKQPQGILSFSFIGYKTITRSFRGADVLKITMTETKADLNEVVVVGYGSQKKVSVVGSISTVTTKDLVQSPAANLSNALAGRLTGLTTVQNTGQPGKDDASLYIRGRSTWVNSTPLYIVDGVERENFTQVDANEVESISILKDASATAVYGVRGANGVLIITTKRGKDSKPVVSLSAQYGLQQPTRLPNYLDSYHTALLRNEAYLNDGYPASRLPFQPNALEAFRTHSDPYHYPDVDWYKEVLKPTTPQSQYNLNVRGGTKTARYFLSAGYFNQDGLFNTNMHKDYNTNYQFTRFNFRSNLDIDVSKVLTVSVSMAARMEDTNEPGATGFTTGENQSAFSALTRTTPYETPVFQANGKPGVGPAGVNPWLQVNGTGFTQNKKDVVESSINLNYKLDKITPGLSAKALVSYDSYYSEQKVFAKQTQAFRLDSGPDEPDSYTVFGQDTKLKYTGGYMGGYSKTYLEGSLNYSRQFGKHSVTGLLLGNLDEKELSGVYIPYRTMGLSTRVTYDYNQRYLGEINMGYNGSENFARGKRFGLFPAVAAGWVISNEEFFKNSIKFIDFMKLKASYGMVGNDKIGGGRFMYSEEYSTRNGWEAPSVPSFGLDGHSVDIIYLSRIANPNLTWEKANKYNVGVEANLFNSHLTTSLDGFLEYRRDILMDRGSIPLYLGVTPPSANIGKTQNKGFEFEVKYNNKIGEDFDYWVKANYSYAKNKVVAKDEPANKISWQKEEGQSIGQFYGYQVLGFFDITDFDTNGNLVGKDSKGVPYARQLVGEAPKPGDFRYRDVNGDGVVDDRDKLPIGYSDIPVATYGFSYGFNWKGFDFSMMWQGAYNVSLKIGSEVLYEFCEGGKVQDFHEGRWAYYTDPFTGKLVDTRATATYPRLHSQSSSPDWTTNSFFLYNSSYLKLRNMEIGYTLPIKQLKKLGISQLRVYSNANNLLTLSKVKQVDPEGPGYGANRERGWNYPQLVIYNTGINVTF; the protein is encoded by the coding sequence ATGAAAAAATTTCTAATATTATTAGTGCTACCTTTTATTTGGTCTTCGGTATTCTCTCAGAATAAAATTTCTGGTATTGTCGTAGATGACAACGGGAATCCATTACCCGGAGTCTCGATTGTTGAAAAAATTACAAATACAACAACTCCAACCAGGCAAAATGCAACTGTCTCTGGCTTAAATGGTAAATTTAGTTTAACGACTAAGCAGCCTCAGGGGATTTTGTCGTTTTCATTTATTGGATATAAAACTATTACCCGCTCTTTCAGGGGAGCGGATGTGTTGAAAATAACAATGACTGAAACCAAAGCTGATTTGAATGAGGTCGTTGTTGTCGGTTACGGTTCGCAAAAGAAAGTGAGTGTAGTTGGTTCTATTTCGACAGTCACAACCAAAGATTTGGTTCAAAGCCCGGCCGCAAACTTAAGTAACGCATTAGCAGGTAGATTGACTGGTTTGACAACTGTTCAAAATACAGGACAGCCTGGTAAAGATGATGCGTCGTTGTATATACGTGGTCGAAGTACCTGGGTGAATTCCACGCCGCTCTATATTGTCGATGGTGTTGAAAGAGAAAACTTCACTCAAGTGGATGCCAACGAAGTTGAATCTATTTCTATTCTTAAAGATGCTTCTGCAACTGCTGTATATGGAGTAAGAGGTGCAAATGGGGTTTTGATAATCACCACAAAAAGAGGTAAAGATTCAAAACCTGTTGTAAGCCTTTCTGCGCAATATGGTTTGCAGCAGCCAACGCGCCTTCCAAACTATCTGGATTCTTATCACACTGCTTTATTGCGGAACGAAGCTTATTTAAATGATGGGTATCCGGCAAGCAGATTACCTTTCCAGCCCAATGCATTAGAAGCATTCCGTACGCACTCTGACCCTTACCATTATCCCGATGTAGATTGGTACAAAGAGGTTTTGAAACCGACTACCCCACAAAGCCAATACAACCTTAACGTGCGTGGAGGTACAAAAACCGCAAGGTATTTCTTATCTGCAGGTTATTTCAACCAGGACGGGCTTTTCAATACCAATATGCACAAGGATTATAATACAAACTATCAGTTTACCCGTTTTAATTTCCGATCAAATCTTGATATTGATGTGTCTAAGGTGCTGACTGTGTCTGTATCAATGGCTGCCCGGATGGAGGACACGAATGAGCCGGGAGCCACAGGCTTCACGACCGGTGAAAATCAATCTGCTTTTAGCGCATTAACGCGGACAACCCCTTACGAAACTCCAGTCTTTCAGGCAAACGGTAAGCCAGGTGTCGGTCCTGCCGGAGTTAACCCTTGGTTGCAAGTGAATGGTACTGGTTTTACTCAGAATAAAAAGGATGTGGTAGAATCGAGTATTAATCTAAATTATAAATTAGATAAAATTACTCCCGGGTTATCTGCCAAGGCGTTGGTTTCGTATGATAGCTATTATTCTGAACAAAAAGTTTTTGCAAAACAGACCCAGGCGTTCCGACTTGACTCCGGACCGGATGAGCCAGATAGTTATACTGTATTTGGACAAGATACAAAATTGAAATATACAGGGGGATACATGGGGGGGTATTCCAAGACATATCTTGAAGGCTCTCTTAATTACTCGCGTCAATTTGGCAAGCATAGTGTCACAGGGCTATTGCTTGGGAATTTGGATGAAAAAGAACTAAGCGGTGTATATATTCCTTATCGCACAATGGGTCTATCTACACGTGTCACTTATGATTATAACCAGCGTTATCTCGGGGAAATAAATATGGGATACAACGGTTCTGAAAATTTTGCACGTGGCAAACGATTTGGATTATTCCCAGCTGTTGCTGCGGGATGGGTGATCTCAAATGAAGAGTTCTTTAAAAATTCCATTAAATTCATTGATTTCATGAAGTTGAAGGCCTCTTATGGTATGGTAGGAAATGATAAGATCGGTGGAGGCCGGTTTATGTATTCTGAAGAGTATTCTACCCGTAATGGATGGGAAGCTCCTTCTGTTCCTTCTTTCGGCCTTGACGGACATTCGGTTGATATAATATACTTGTCTCGTATCGCCAATCCAAACCTAACCTGGGAAAAGGCAAATAAGTACAATGTCGGTGTTGAGGCGAATTTGTTTAATAGCCATTTAACAACATCTTTAGATGGCTTTTTGGAATACCGGAGAGATATTTTAATGGACAGGGGATCAATTCCTCTTTATCTCGGAGTTACTCCACCGTCTGCAAACATAGGGAAAACCCAAAACAAAGGTTTTGAATTTGAGGTGAAATATAACAACAAAATCGGTGAAGATTTTGATTATTGGGTGAAAGCAAACTACAGTTATGCGAAGAATAAAGTTGTAGCCAAGGACGAGCCTGCAAACAAGATTTCCTGGCAAAAGGAGGAAGGTCAATCCATTGGTCAGTTTTATGGTTATCAGGTGCTTGGATTCTTCGATATAACCGACTTTGATACAAATGGCAATTTAGTAGGTAAAGATTCTAAAGGAGTTCCATATGCACGTCAGCTTGTTGGGGAAGCTCCAAAGCCGGGAGATTTCCGGTACCGTGATGTTAATGGAGACGGAGTCGTTGACGACAGAGATAAATTGCCCATCGGTTATTCTGATATTCCAGTGGCAACCTACGGATTTTCGTATGGCTTTAACTGGAAAGGGTTTGACTTTAGCATGATGTGGCAAGGGGCGTATAATGTAAGCCTCAAGATAGGAAGTGAAGTTTTGTATGAGTTCTGTGAAGGTGGTAAAGTTCAGGATTTCCATGAAGGACGCTGGGCATATTATACTGATCCATTTACCGGTAAATTGGTAGATACAAGAGCTACGGCAACCTATCCCAGATTGCATTCCCAAAGTTCTAGTCCTGACTGGACTACAAATAGCTTTTTCCTATATAACTCAAGCTACTTAAAATTGAGAAATATGGAGATAGGATATACATTACCTATAAAACAGTTGAAAAAGCTTGGAATTAGCCAGTTGAGAGTCTATTCAAATGCAAATAATCTTTTGACCTTGTCAAAGGTTAAGCAAGTTGATCCTGAAGGTCCCGGATATGGAGCCAACAGGGAGCGTGGCTGGAATTATCCGCAACTAGTGATTTACAATACGGGTATAAACGTAACATTCTAA